From one Triticum urartu cultivar G1812 chromosome 3, Tu2.1, whole genome shotgun sequence genomic stretch:
- the LOC125547928 gene encoding premnaspirodiene oxygenase-like, with the protein MAAESPAYYSLLLPLLLVVVPALYLVGVFRSRRRSAGRQRFPPGPWALPVIGHLHYLAGLSVPPHHAMRDLARRHGPLMLLRFCQLPVLVVSSPDAAREIMKTHDVAFASRPLSPTMQLFLRGSEGLVFAPYGDGWRQLRKICTLELLSNRRVHSFRAVRAEMLGRLLRSVASAASASASVNLTRGLASFVADSSVQAMIGRLRSDDRDTLFTLLREGLKIVPGMTLPDLFPSSRLAMLLSRVPARIDHRNKRMAAFMDSVIRQHRDKKRSADGGEEHAEDLLDVLLRLQDDMDSKYPFTTDNIKLVIIDLISASSETTSTTLVWAMAELLRKPAAMRRAQDEVRRQLDGHRTVTEDGLTDLHYLRLVIKETLRLHPPVMLKRECGGPRQQLLGFDVPQGAMVLVNAWAMGRDPAHWDSAEEFVPERFESCGTPDFKGVDFEFLPFGAGRRICPGVSFGLVHLELALAALLFHFDWKLPDGMLPEELDMTEEDGLITRRRAELVVFAVPHVPVTTG; encoded by the exons ATGGCTGCCGAGAGCCCAGCATATTACTCGCTCCTCCTGCCTCTCCTTCTGGTCGTGGTACCTGCGCTCTACCTGGTGGGGGTGTTCCGCAGCCGCAGGAGGTCGGCCGGCCGACAACGGTTTCCGCCGGGGCCATGGGCGCTGCCGGTGATCGGACACCTGCACTACCTCGCCGGCTTGTCGGTCCCGCCGCACCACGCCATGCGCGACCTGGCTCGGCGCCACGGCCCGCTCATGCTGCTCCGGTTCTGCCAGCTCCCCGTGCTCGTGGTCTCCTCACCGGACGCGGCGCGCGAGATCATGAAGACCCACGACGTGGCCTTCGCGTCGCGGCCCCTCAGCCCGACCATGCAGCTCTTCCTGCGTGGCTCCGAGGGCCTCGTCTTCGCGCCCTACGGCGACGGCTGGCGGCAGCTCCGCAAGATCTGCACCCTCGAGCTCCTCAGCAACCGCCGCGTCCACTCCTTCCGCGCTGTCAGAGCGGAGATGCTGGGACGCCTGCTCCGCTCCGTCGCGTcggcggcgtcggcgtcggcgtccGTGAACCTGACCAGGGGGCTGGCGTCGTTCGTCGCGGACTCCTCGGTGCAGGCCATGATCGGCCGCCTGAGGAGCGACGACCGCGACACCCTGTTCACGCTGCTGCGGGAGGGGCTTAAGATCGTACCGGGGATGACCCTGCCGGACCTCTTCCCGTCGTCCCGGCTCGCCATGCTCCTCAGCCGCGTGCCCGCCAGGATCGACCACCGCAACAAACGCATGGCCGCCTTCATGGACTCCGTCATCCGGCAGCATCGGGACAAGAAGAGATCAGCCGACGGCGGAGAGGAGCACGCCGAGGACTTGCTTGACGTGCTCTTGAGGCTCCAGGACGACATGGACTCCAAGTATCCCTTCACCACGGACAACATCAAATTGGTCATCATC GACCTGATTAGTGCGAGCAGCGAGACTACGTCGACCACGCTGGTGTGGGCAATGGCCGAGCTGCTCCGTAAGCCGGCGGCCATGCGGAGGGCGCAGGACGAGGTCCGGCGGCAGCTCGACGGCCACCGCACGGTGACGGAGGACGGCCTCACGGACCTGCACTACCTGCGGCTGGTCATCAAGGAGACGCTCAGGCTGCACCCGCCGGTGATGCTGAAACGGGAGTGCGGCGGCCCGCGGCAGCAGCTGCTCGGCTTCGACGTGCCACAGGGCGCCATGGTGCTGGTCAACGCCTGGGCGATGGGCAGGGACCCGGCCCACTGGGACTCCGCCGAGGAGTTCGTCCCGGAGAGGTTCGAGAGCTGCGGCACGCCGGACTTCAAGGGGGTGGACTTCGAGTTCCTGCCGTTCGGCGCCGGCCGGAGGATATGCCCCGGCGTCTCCTTCGGCCTCGTGCACCTCGAGCTCGCCCTCGCGGCGCTGCTCTTCCATTTCGATTGGAAGCTGCCGGACGGCATGCTCCCCGAGGAGCTGGACATGACTGAGGAGGACGGGCTCATCACGCGCCGGCGGGCCGAGCTAGTGGTGTTCGCTGTCCCTCATGTCCCTGTTACAACAGGGTAG
- the LOC125542796 gene encoding cellulose synthase A catalytic subunit 7 [UDP-forming]-like isoform X1, translating to MAARPSQDAPLQLHTVQTDQPLATVNRLLAALHVALAAAAIAHRGAHVMLAADLVLLFLWALSQAPMWRPVSRAAFPSRLSRPALPAVDVMVVTADPDKEPAAKVMNTVVSAMALDYPGGRFSVYLSDDAGSPRTLLAARKAYALARAWVPFCRKYGVRCPCPDRFFAGDDQLDLGDHHRQELDDDRLRIKNMYETFKEGVEEVMNDATLSQSWTKADHDAHVEIITDEQGQDSSHINSGDGDEDEDAMPLLVYVSREKRRSSTHHFKAGALNVLLRVSSLMSNSPYVMVLDCDMYCNSRSSLLEAMCFHLDGRRRADLAFVQFPQMFHNLSSSDIYANELRSIFWTRWKGLDGLRGPILSGTGFCVRRDAVYGAGPGSSQDQFSGVEVGELKRRFGVSNGHIASLRRSGTGSTIVAAGDVLPQDAELVASCDYETGTEWGEEVGFLYQSVVEDYFTGYRQLYCRGWTSVYCFPATGSRPPFLGSVPTNLNDALVQNKRWMSGLLAVGLSRHCPLASAAAISVPQSMGFAYYAFTPLYAFPLLCYATVPQLCFLRGATSFPEAASTLWFAAVFASSSLQHLVEVSVAKRGLAARTWWNEQRFWALNAVTGQLFACLGVALSLVGAGGRAVDFDLTSKASGDRLYRDGVFDFAGCSALLLPATTLCLLNAAALVGGVWKMVGRGGNVSGTGELFLLCYVAALSYPLLQGMFLRRDPARVPARITAVSVAIVATLLSLFG from the exons ATGGCGGCGAGGCCTTCGCAGGACGCGCCGCTCCAGCTCCACACCGTGCAAACGGACCAGCCCCTCGCCACCGTCAACCGGCTCCTCGCCGCCCTCCACGTGGCGCTCGCCGCCGCGGCCATCGCCCACCGCGGCGCCCACGTGATGCTGGCTGCCGACCTGGTGCTCCTCTTCCTGTGGGCGCTGTCCCAGGCGCCCATGTGGCGCCCCGTCTCGCGCGCCGCCTTCCCGTCCCGGCTCTCGCGCCCCGCCCTCCCGGCCGTGGACGTGATGGTGGTCACGGCCGACCCGGACAAGGAGCCCGCGGCGAAGGTGATGAACACGGTGGTCTCCGCCATGGCGCTCGACTACCCGGGCGGTCGGTTCAGCGTGTACCTCTCCGACGACGCCGGGTCGCCGCGGACCCTGCTAGCGGCCAGGAAGGCCTACGCCTTGGCCAGGGCCTGGGTGCCCTTCTGCAGGAAGTACGGCGTGCGGTGCCCGTGCCCCGACAGGTTCTTCGCCGGCGACGATCAGCTCGACCTCGGCGATCACCACCGGCAAGAGCTCGACGACGACAGGCTAAGAATCAAG AATATGTATGAGACGTTCAAAGAGGGTGTCGAGGAGGTGATGAACGACGCAACTCTTTCTCAGAGTTGGACAAAAGCAGATCACGATGCTCACGTCGAG ATCATCACCGATGAGCAAGGGCAAGACAGCAGCCACATCAActccggcgacggcgacgaggatgAGGACGCCATGCCCTTGCTGGTCTACGTGTCTCGCGAGAAGCGGAGGTCGTCGACTCACCACTTCAAAGCCGGCGCACTCAACGTCCTT CTCCGGGTGTCGAGCCTGATGAGCAACTCGCCGTACGTGATGGTGCTGGACTGCGACATGTACTGCAACAGCCGGAGCTCCCTCCTCGAGGCCATGTGCTTCCACCTCGACGGCCGCCGCCGCGCCGACCTCGCCTTCGTGCAGTTCCCTCAGATGTTCCACAACCTCAGCAGCAGCGACATCTACGCCAACGAGCTCAGGTCCATCTTCTGG ACGCGGTGGAAAGGCTTGGACGGCCTCCGGGGCCCGATCCTCTCCGGCACCGGCTTCTGCGTCAGGAGAGACGCCGTCTACGGCGCCGGGCCGGGCAGCTCACAGGATCAGTTCTCCGGTGTGGAGGTCGGCGAGCTGAAGAGGAGGTTTGGCGTCTCGAATGGTCACATAGCGTCGCTGCGCCGATCCGGGACCGGGAGCACCATTGTTGCTGCAGGTGATGTTCTCCCGCAAGATGCAGAGTTGGTGGCTTCCTGTGATTACGAGACGGGCACCGAATGGGGCGAGGAGGTGGGCTTCTTGTACCAGTCGGTGGTGGAGGACTACTTCACCGGCTACCGGCAGCTCTACTGCCGTGGGTGGACGTCCGTCTACTGCTTCCCGGCGACGGGGTCGAGGCCGCCGTTCCTCGGCAGCGTGCCCACCAACCTCAACGACGCGCTGGTGCAGAACAAGCGGTGGATGTCCGGCTTGCTCGCCGTCGGCCTGTCCAGGCACTGCCccctcgcctccgccgccgccatctccgTGCCTCAGAGCATGGGCTTCGCATACTACGCCTTCACGCCCTTGTACGCCTTCCCCTTGCTCTGCTACGCCACCGTGCCGCAGCTCTGTTTCCTCCGCGGCGCCACGTCGTTCCCAGAGGCAGCTTCGACGCTCTGGTTCGCCGCCGTGTTCGCGTCGTCGTCGCTGCAGCACCTGGTGGAGGTGTCGGTGGCCAAGCGTGGGCTGGCGGCGAGGACGTGGTGGAACGAGCAGAGGTTCTGGGCACTCAACGCCGTGACGGGCCAGCTCTTCGCCTGCCTCGGCGTCGCCCTCAGCCTGGTCGGCGCCGGGGGCCGGGCGGTGGACTTCGACCTCACCAGCAAGGCGTCCGGCGACAGGCTGTACAGGGACGGCGTGTTCGACTTCGCCGGATGCTCGGCGCTGCTCCTGCCGGCCACCACGCTCTGCCTGCTCAACGCTGCAGCGCTCGTCGGCGGGGTCTGGAAGATGGTCGGCAGGGGCGGCAACGTGTCCGGCACCGGCGAGCTGTTCCTCCTCTGCTACGTCGCGGCACTTAGCTATCCGCTGCTGCAAGGGATGTTCCTCAGGCGCGATCCTGCAAGAGTTCCTGCGCGGATCACGGCAGTGTCCGTCGCCATTGTTGCCACTCTGCTATCCTTGTTTGGTTAG
- the LOC125542796 gene encoding cellulose synthase A catalytic subunit 7 [UDP-forming]-like isoform X2 has product MAARPSQDAPLQLHTVQTDQPLATVNRLLAALHVALAAAAIAHRGAHVMLAADLVLLFLWALSQAPMWRPVSRAAFPSRLSRPALPAVDVMVVTADPDKEPAAKVMNTVVSAMALDYPGGRFSVYLSDDAGSPRTLLAARKAYALARAWVPFCRKYGVRCPCPDRFFAGDDQLDLGDHHRQELDDDRLRIKIITDEQGQDSSHINSGDGDEDEDAMPLLVYVSREKRRSSTHHFKAGALNVLLRVSSLMSNSPYVMVLDCDMYCNSRSSLLEAMCFHLDGRRRADLAFVQFPQMFHNLSSSDIYANELRSIFWTRWKGLDGLRGPILSGTGFCVRRDAVYGAGPGSSQDQFSGVEVGELKRRFGVSNGHIASLRRSGTGSTIVAAGDVLPQDAELVASCDYETGTEWGEEVGFLYQSVVEDYFTGYRQLYCRGWTSVYCFPATGSRPPFLGSVPTNLNDALVQNKRWMSGLLAVGLSRHCPLASAAAISVPQSMGFAYYAFTPLYAFPLLCYATVPQLCFLRGATSFPEAASTLWFAAVFASSSLQHLVEVSVAKRGLAARTWWNEQRFWALNAVTGQLFACLGVALSLVGAGGRAVDFDLTSKASGDRLYRDGVFDFAGCSALLLPATTLCLLNAAALVGGVWKMVGRGGNVSGTGELFLLCYVAALSYPLLQGMFLRRDPARVPARITAVSVAIVATLLSLFG; this is encoded by the exons ATGGCGGCGAGGCCTTCGCAGGACGCGCCGCTCCAGCTCCACACCGTGCAAACGGACCAGCCCCTCGCCACCGTCAACCGGCTCCTCGCCGCCCTCCACGTGGCGCTCGCCGCCGCGGCCATCGCCCACCGCGGCGCCCACGTGATGCTGGCTGCCGACCTGGTGCTCCTCTTCCTGTGGGCGCTGTCCCAGGCGCCCATGTGGCGCCCCGTCTCGCGCGCCGCCTTCCCGTCCCGGCTCTCGCGCCCCGCCCTCCCGGCCGTGGACGTGATGGTGGTCACGGCCGACCCGGACAAGGAGCCCGCGGCGAAGGTGATGAACACGGTGGTCTCCGCCATGGCGCTCGACTACCCGGGCGGTCGGTTCAGCGTGTACCTCTCCGACGACGCCGGGTCGCCGCGGACCCTGCTAGCGGCCAGGAAGGCCTACGCCTTGGCCAGGGCCTGGGTGCCCTTCTGCAGGAAGTACGGCGTGCGGTGCCCGTGCCCCGACAGGTTCTTCGCCGGCGACGATCAGCTCGACCTCGGCGATCACCACCGGCAAGAGCTCGACGACGACAGGCTAAGAATCAAG ATCATCACCGATGAGCAAGGGCAAGACAGCAGCCACATCAActccggcgacggcgacgaggatgAGGACGCCATGCCCTTGCTGGTCTACGTGTCTCGCGAGAAGCGGAGGTCGTCGACTCACCACTTCAAAGCCGGCGCACTCAACGTCCTT CTCCGGGTGTCGAGCCTGATGAGCAACTCGCCGTACGTGATGGTGCTGGACTGCGACATGTACTGCAACAGCCGGAGCTCCCTCCTCGAGGCCATGTGCTTCCACCTCGACGGCCGCCGCCGCGCCGACCTCGCCTTCGTGCAGTTCCCTCAGATGTTCCACAACCTCAGCAGCAGCGACATCTACGCCAACGAGCTCAGGTCCATCTTCTGG ACGCGGTGGAAAGGCTTGGACGGCCTCCGGGGCCCGATCCTCTCCGGCACCGGCTTCTGCGTCAGGAGAGACGCCGTCTACGGCGCCGGGCCGGGCAGCTCACAGGATCAGTTCTCCGGTGTGGAGGTCGGCGAGCTGAAGAGGAGGTTTGGCGTCTCGAATGGTCACATAGCGTCGCTGCGCCGATCCGGGACCGGGAGCACCATTGTTGCTGCAGGTGATGTTCTCCCGCAAGATGCAGAGTTGGTGGCTTCCTGTGATTACGAGACGGGCACCGAATGGGGCGAGGAGGTGGGCTTCTTGTACCAGTCGGTGGTGGAGGACTACTTCACCGGCTACCGGCAGCTCTACTGCCGTGGGTGGACGTCCGTCTACTGCTTCCCGGCGACGGGGTCGAGGCCGCCGTTCCTCGGCAGCGTGCCCACCAACCTCAACGACGCGCTGGTGCAGAACAAGCGGTGGATGTCCGGCTTGCTCGCCGTCGGCCTGTCCAGGCACTGCCccctcgcctccgccgccgccatctccgTGCCTCAGAGCATGGGCTTCGCATACTACGCCTTCACGCCCTTGTACGCCTTCCCCTTGCTCTGCTACGCCACCGTGCCGCAGCTCTGTTTCCTCCGCGGCGCCACGTCGTTCCCAGAGGCAGCTTCGACGCTCTGGTTCGCCGCCGTGTTCGCGTCGTCGTCGCTGCAGCACCTGGTGGAGGTGTCGGTGGCCAAGCGTGGGCTGGCGGCGAGGACGTGGTGGAACGAGCAGAGGTTCTGGGCACTCAACGCCGTGACGGGCCAGCTCTTCGCCTGCCTCGGCGTCGCCCTCAGCCTGGTCGGCGCCGGGGGCCGGGCGGTGGACTTCGACCTCACCAGCAAGGCGTCCGGCGACAGGCTGTACAGGGACGGCGTGTTCGACTTCGCCGGATGCTCGGCGCTGCTCCTGCCGGCCACCACGCTCTGCCTGCTCAACGCTGCAGCGCTCGTCGGCGGGGTCTGGAAGATGGTCGGCAGGGGCGGCAACGTGTCCGGCACCGGCGAGCTGTTCCTCCTCTGCTACGTCGCGGCACTTAGCTATCCGCTGCTGCAAGGGATGTTCCTCAGGCGCGATCCTGCAAGAGTTCCTGCGCGGATCACGGCAGTGTCCGTCGCCATTGTTGCCACTCTGCTATCCTTGTTTGGTTAG